The Maylandia zebra isolate NMK-2024a linkage group LG4, Mzebra_GT3a, whole genome shotgun sequence genome includes a window with the following:
- the litafd gene encoding lITAF domain-containing protein isoform X1, whose product MSADGKKEPPPYIIPVESQGDGVRVYHPHTPFTPPSTQTQQSVTPVYTGGGGGAGQGLDSGEGKKKFVSYDMGLGTESGMTTCASCQQQVMTNVTYKAGTYAWLMCLLFICCGLVLCCCLIPFFMKRFKDAYHTCPRCNRVLHVEKRKCCK is encoded by the exons ATGAGTGCAGACGGAAAAAAGGAACCCCCTCCCTACATCATACCGG TAGAAAGTCAAGGTGATGGCGTGAGAGTTTACCACCCCCACACTCCTTTCACCCCACCCTCCACGCAGACACAGCAATCTGTCACGCCAG TGTACACCGGCGGAGGGGGAGGCGCAGGTCAAGGTTTGGACTCTGGagaaggcaaaaaaaagtttgtaaGCTACGACATGGGACTGGGGACTGAGTCCGGCATGACGACCTGCGCTTCCTGCCAGCAACAGGTTATGACCAATGTCACCTACAAGGCAGGAACGTACGCCTGGCTCATGTGTTTACTCTTCATTTGCTGTGG gttAGTCCTTTGCTGCTGCCTGATTCCGTTCTTCATGAAGAGATTCAAGGATGCTTACCACACCTGCCCACGCTGCAACAGAGTGCTGCACGTTGAGAAGAGGAAATGCTGTAAATGA
- the litafd gene encoding lITAF domain-containing protein isoform X2: MSADGKKEPPPYIIPESQGDGVRVYHPHTPFTPPSTQTQQSVTPVYTGGGGGAGQGLDSGEGKKKFVSYDMGLGTESGMTTCASCQQQVMTNVTYKAGTYAWLMCLLFICCGLVLCCCLIPFFMKRFKDAYHTCPRCNRVLHVEKRKCCK; the protein is encoded by the exons ATGAGTGCAGACGGAAAAAAGGAACCCCCTCCCTACATCATACCGG AAAGTCAAGGTGATGGCGTGAGAGTTTACCACCCCCACACTCCTTTCACCCCACCCTCCACGCAGACACAGCAATCTGTCACGCCAG TGTACACCGGCGGAGGGGGAGGCGCAGGTCAAGGTTTGGACTCTGGagaaggcaaaaaaaagtttgtaaGCTACGACATGGGACTGGGGACTGAGTCCGGCATGACGACCTGCGCTTCCTGCCAGCAACAGGTTATGACCAATGTCACCTACAAGGCAGGAACGTACGCCTGGCTCATGTGTTTACTCTTCATTTGCTGTGG gttAGTCCTTTGCTGCTGCCTGATTCCGTTCTTCATGAAGAGATTCAAGGATGCTTACCACACCTGCCCACGCTGCAACAGAGTGCTGCACGTTGAGAAGAGGAAATGCTGTAAATGA